One Rosa chinensis cultivar Old Blush chromosome 5, RchiOBHm-V2, whole genome shotgun sequence genomic region harbors:
- the LOC112203543 gene encoding uncharacterized protein LOC112203543 has product MSGKPPRVEDGKETSTGSIIFKSEYSCFKATLTTRCSRYRMTIPKDLAVTKGLMSKKTIEIEDSTGRLWPAKLVSLTSKENNKTCGLAMSTGWGECSKANKIAVGDTVVFEFVKQSVIRLHIFRKGLGTRGGNNRPNSVVLDAPNIKN; this is encoded by the exons ATGTCTGGAAAGCCGCCGAGAGTTGAGGATGGTAAAGAAACATCAACTGGATCCATCATCTTCAAATCGGAGTATTCATGTTTTAAAGCAACTTTGACGACAAGGTGTTCACGATATAGGATG ACGATTCCAAAGGATCTAGCCGTGACCAAAGGTCTTATGAGTAAGAAGACTATAGAAATTGAAGACTCAACTGGGAGATTGTGGCCTGCTAAACTTGTGAGTCTCACGTCTAAAGAGAACAATAAGACTTGCGGCTTGGCCATGTCAACAGGTTGGGGAGAATGTTCTAAAGCCAACAAGATTGCAGTTGGGGACACCGTTGTTTTTGAGTTTGTTAAACAAAGTGTAATTCGACTTCATATTTTTAGAAAAGGTCTAGGAACAAGAGGAGGCAATAATAGGCCTAACTCTGTGGTACTTGATGCCCCCAACATCAAGAACTAA